The Podospora bellae-mahoneyi strain CBS 112042 chromosome 7, whole genome shotgun sequence genome includes a window with the following:
- a CDS encoding hypothetical protein (EggNog:ENOG503PAPH; COG:S), with product MPSSSSSSSSNNNNNNPQQPSLPPHWHLTPEHQSQIFTTSILPLEITPFIPPTPLPSSPKPTAIILLGQTGSGKTRLAPLLSSSLSPSSNRPPCHLIADTYKTHHPFYTPCLTLHPALASALASPSARVWLSMACSAAAEAHIPVLVESACRHPGDFEDIVKIFSGAGYTVKVVILAVPKVLSRLGVLVRFYRGLPESMSRGLPPRLTPRGVHDESFGGCVTGAGWVDEHPGHVHEVVVVRRGGGVGYQNGSEGGEWKTEPKAREGLETQRRKLTSMEREGAEQDLKVLEGLVTEGKVDNTTVEELRGLLEETKGDKEEEEEEEEELKQLDIDAFVMGRKREAEQQQAKQKTTQEILDEIEFDDDDDINFYNTCSCCR from the coding sequence atgccctcctcctcctcctcctcctcctccaacaacaacaacaacaaccctcaacaaccctccctccccccccactGGCACCTTACCCCCGAACACCAATCCCAgatcttcaccacctccatcctccccttaGAAATAacccccttcatcccccccacccctttaccctcttccccaaaaccaacagcgataatcctcctcggccaaaCCGGCTCAGGCAAAACCCgcctcgcccccctcctatcctcctccctatccccctcctccaatcgTCCCCCCTGCCACCTGATAGCAGACACCTacaaaacccaccaccccttctACACCCCTTGCCTAACCCTCCATCccgccctcgcctccgctctcgcctccccctccgccagaGTCTGGCTATCAATGGCttgctccgccgccgccgaagcgCATATCCCGGTCTTGGTCGAGAGCGCGTGTCGACATCCGGGGGATTTTGAGGATATAGTCAAAATTTTCAGTGGGGCTGGGTACACAGTCAAGGTAGTCATCCTCGCCGTGCCAAAGGTCCTctcgaggttgggggtgttggttaGGTTTTATCGGGGGTTACCGGAGAGTATGAGCAGGGGGTTGCCGCCGAGGTTGACGCCGAGGGGTGTTCATGATGAGAGTTTTGGCGGGTGCGTTACTGGCGCGGGGTGGGTTGACGAGCACCCGGGACATGTGCacgaggtggttgtcgttcggaggggagggggggtggggtatCAGAATGGgagtgaggggggggagtggaAGACGGAACCGAAagcgagggaggggttggaaaCACAAAGGAGAAAGTTGACGTCGatggaaagggagggggcAGAGCAGGATTTGAAAGttctggaggggttggtaACAGAGGGGAAGGTGGACAACACGACGGTGGAGGAACTGAGGGGGTTGCTGGAGGAGACAAAAggggacaaggaggaggaggaggaggaggaggaggagctgaagcAGTTGGATATCGACGCTTTTGTCATGGGGCGAAAAAGAGAAGcggaacaacaacaagcaaagCAAAAGACTACACAAGAGATCTTGGATGAGATCGAGttcgatgacgacgatgacatCAACTTTTACAATACCTGCTCTTGTTGCAGATAG
- a CDS encoding hypothetical protein (EggNog:ENOG503NY2A; COG:J) — protein MTSTASQSNQTPATSNTAPVAAPSYASAAGANKKPTSTPLIATGSHPPVVAGSTVPPNGKSANVQPVNGRQNITPAMPVARGTTIANGSVADHTRKPSVTISANAPAGHLANGGPVGGPIPKFGFESPAIAHSTPQPAGATPIPIPGGANPRVASPAHSPSPIPQSHQSGGGLAQRAGAPAQGPVFGSFPGDADRHMKQHGAAMAQSPHVRRDSQASAHGEHGGPGHGRGNFQGGRGGRGSFSHGHNFNNNPNMGFPPNNRNFSGPNAGHAGRGMPAYRGGYPASPQPHRASPAGTPTMAHGTPVMQPNTMQPVPPNYYPPAMNMYQQPMSAPYMDPYRAPPFQPYMGQGNPYLPPAGGFNPGQPNFVPQAPYQPPSGAPPMSRNASQISDRPASSTGPAPAPPSTQGTPQPRAAAAPAIVSSTFARPKKGGIVIKDPNGNVLDINSIKAPPSPAPPVTQQSKTPPVIASTPTPPPKSATPSHVRNESASSKTIEQVRNEFKNKVMGSTITPAESKAKDDEAAAKAAADKAAAEQAAAEAEAKAAAEKKAAEEQKAAEEQKAAEEQKAAEEKKAAAEKAAAEKAAEEERLAAEKKAAEEGEEKKKAEAEAETGAAKKPATEEEKKETEEEYMERMIREMEEEDAKREAEQAAITAKKEAEKAAQKALEEAKKAAENTPEALRAKEREMEILEERREQERAKGGSSSVAELLSKDLKELAISEKPAAAAPPAIKTGADKPKGKPAALNLAPLKTAQVEAPQPSAALQSLRSARFLPGVKLDIYPEGVRSPNPALNAAVSKKGKVFKYDAAFLLQFKQVFTEQPSMEFHQQVKTLIGDSDRSASARTPGGGSGRQGSRAGASSAFPSGGAMGQFGAKPLPPGTTSEQRFAMSQGSLGGRPPMGTMGGFGRGGFPTSMSRNPSAAGGLPSPRTGSRRGGSKREGNFNNAKAEAQAAKTMPLTAGMELKPIQVSATGWKPTSINKPQDPTAVAQNGHMDPEMVQRKVKAALNKMTPEKFDKIADQILTIAAQSKNEQDGRTLRQVIQLTFEKATDEAHWASMYAKFCKRMLESMSPEIRDETVTDKQGNVISGGPLFRKYLLNRCQTEFERGWKSNLPPPPEVKEGDEKKTAEAAMLSDEYYIAAAAKRRGLGLVQFIGELFKLGMLTERIMHECVRKLLEYQDLPDEAEIESLTKLLRTIGGTLDSTEKGRPMMDAYFQRIDSMMNLPTLPSRLKFMLMDIVDLRRSGWHSKEQNKGPKTLEEVRAEAEAAAAQKAAENARTNQRGAPGGRPMGGRQDSRNFSYANAAPNTVASDDLRRLKGSSNRSSSQNMASFGPTSMFNSRSNSGRRMGGPGGAFGRTGEDSGVSSRTGTPPVSQRDSVGHANAFALLAEADHPGSPPSAHASPALPKASLDSTVTSDKKE, from the exons ATGACTTCTACTGCGAGTCAATCCAACCAAACGCCGGCTACTTCCAACACCGCTCCCGTAGCTGCCCCGTCGTATGCTTCCGCAGCCGGTGCGAACAAGAAGCCGACCTCAACCCCGTTGATTGCGACGGGTTCTCACCCGCCCGTGGTGGCTGGCTCGACTGTCCCTCCTAATGGAAAGTCCGCAAATGTCCAGCCGGTAAACGGCAGACAGAACATTACCCCCGCCATGCCTGTCGCTCGCGGAACCACCATTGCCAACGGCAGTGTTGCTGATCACACCCGGAAGCCCTCCGTCACCATCAGTGCCAACGCCCCGGCCGGCCATCTTGCCAACGGTGGTCCCGTCGGTGGCCCGATCCCCAAGTTCGGCTTTGAGTCGCCAGCCATTGCTCACAGCACTCCCCAGCCTGCTGGAGCGACACCTATCCCGATTCCGGGTGGTGCCAACCCAAGAGTGGCGTCTCCTGCTCACTCCCCATCGCCCATTCCCCAGAGCCACcagagtggtggtgggcttgcCCAACGTGCCGGTGCCCCAGCTCAGGGTCCTGTCTTTGGCAGCTTCCCCGGCGACGCTGAT CGTCACATGAAGCAGCACGGTGCCGCTATGGCTCAGAGCCCGCATGTTCGACGGGACTCCCAGGCTTCGGCCCATGGTGAGCACGGCGGCCCTGGTCACGGTCGTGGCAACTTCCAAGGTGGTCGCGGTGGACGTGGCAGCTTCAGCCACGGCCAtaacttcaacaacaaccccaacatgGGGtttcccccaaacaaccgGAACTTCTCTGGTCCCAACGCTGGACATGCCGGTCGTGGAATGCCTGCGTACCGGGGCGGCTACCCTgcctctccccaacctcatcgTGCTAGCCCTGCTGGCACTCCCACCATGGCCCACGGAACTCCAGTAATGCAGCCGAACACTATGCAACCTGTTCCGCCCAACTATTACCCGCCCGCCATGAACATGTATCAACAACCA ATGAGCGCGCCGTACATGGATCCCTATCGGGCTCCTCCTTTCCAGCCATACATGGGCCAGGGAAACCCATACCTCCCTCCGGCCGGTGGCTTCAACCCAGGACAGCCAAACTTTGTGCCACAAGCGCCCTACCAGCCTCCTTCGGGTGCCCCTCCTATGTCCCGTAATGCTTCACAGATTTCAGATCGTCCAGCCTCGAGCACTGGCCCtgccccagctcctccctcgacCCAAGGCACCCCCCAGCCACGAGCCGCCGCTGCGCCTGCGATTGTCAGCTCGACATTTGCTCGTCCCAAGAAGGGTGGCATTGTAATCAAGGACCCCAACGGTAATGTTCTCGACATCAACTCTATAAaggctcctccctctcccgccccaCCGGTTACGCAGCAGTCTAAGACGCCTCCCGTAATCGCTTCCACACCAACTCCGCCCCCCAAGTCGGCGACTCCATCTCACGTGCGCAATGAAAGCGCTTCTAGCAAGACAATCGAGCAGGTTAGAAATGAGTTCAAGAACAAGGTAATGGGTTCCACCATCACGCCTGCCGAGTCCAAGGCGAAGGACGACGAAgctgctgccaaggctgctgcggACAAGGCCGCCGCTGAacaagctgctgctgaggcggaGGCTAAAGCTgccgccgagaagaaggctgctgaggagcaaaaggctgctgaggagcaaaaggctgctgaggagcaaaaggctgctgaggagaagaaggctgctgccgaaaaggctgctgccgaaaaggccgccgaggaggagcgcctcgccgctgagaagaaggctgccgaagagggtgaggaaaagaagaaggcggaagccgaagccgagaCAGGGGCTGCCAAGAAGCCAGcaacggaggaggagaagaaggagactGAGGAGGAATACATGGAGCGCATGATTcgggagatggaggaagaggatgcgAAGCGTGAAGCCGAACAAGCCGCGATCACCGCCAAGAAGGAAGCCGAAAAGGCAGCCCAGAAGGCCcttgaagaagccaaaaagGCGGCTGAGAATACCCCAGAAGCTCTCAGAGCCAAGGAACGCGAGATGGAGATCCTAGAGGAGCggagggagcaggagcgggCCAAGGGCGGCTCCTCCAGTGTGGCTGAATTGCTCAGCAAGGACTTGAAAGAGCTTGCCATCAGCGAAAAGCCAGCTGCCGCGGCTCCCCCAGCCATCAAGACTGGCGCAGACAAACCCAAGGGCAAGCCTGCCGCTCTGAACCTGGCGCCCCTCAAGACTGCCCAGGTCGAGGCCCCTCAGCCAAGTGCCGCGCTGCAGTCCCTTCGTTCCGCCCGCTTCCTCCCAGGCGTGAAGTTGGACATTTATCCCGAGGGTGTCCGCTCACCCAATCCTGCTCTGAACGCTGCGGTGTCAAAGAAGGGCAAGGTCTTCAAATACGACGCTGCTTTTTTGCTGCAATTCAAGCAGGTGTTCACTGAGCAGCCTTCTATGGAGTTCCACCAACAGGTCAAGACTTTGATTGGCGACTCGGATCGTTCGGCCTCGGCCCGCACCCCGGGTGGCGGCTCCGGCCGTCAAGGTTCCCGCGCTGGTGCGTCGTCCGCTTTCCCTTCAGGTGGAGCCATGGGCCAGTTTGGCGCCAAACCACTTCCTCCTGGTACGACCTCGGAGCAACGGTTTGCCATGTCACAAGGCAGTCTGGGAGGAAGACCCCCCATGGGCACTATGGGCGGCTTTGGCCGTGGTGGTTTCCCTACGAGCATGAGCCGGAACCCTTCAGCTGCTGGAGGCTTGCCCTCTCCCCGCACCGGTAGCAGACGCGGAGGCAGCAAGAGAGAAGGGAACTTTAACAACGCAAAGGCCGAGGCCCAAGCTGCGAAGACTATGCCCCTTACTGCAGGCATGGAGCTCAAGCCCATTCAAGTCTCGGCGACGGGCTGGAAACCgaccagcatcaacaagcCTCAAGACCCGACCGCCGTGGCTCAAAATGGCCACATGGATCCCGAAATGGTGCAGcgcaaggtcaaggctgcCCTGAACAAGATGACTCCTGAGAAATTCGACAAGATTGCCGATCAAATCCTCACCATCGCCGCGCAATCCAAGAACGAGCAGGACGGTCGGACACTTCGCCAAGTCATTCAGCTCACCTTCGAGAAGGCGACAGACGAAGCCCACTGGGCCTCCATGTATGCCAAGTTCTGCAAGCGCATGCTCGAGTCGATGAGCCCCGAGATCCGCGATGAGACTGTCACGGACAAGCAGGGCAACGTTATCAGCGGTGGTCCCCTTTTCCGCAAATATCTCCTCAACCGCTGCCAGACTGAGTTCGAGCGAGGATGGAAGTCTAacctgcctcctcctcctgaggtcaaggagggcgatgagaagaagactgcCGAGGCGGCCATGCTCTCAGACGAATACTACATTGCTGCGGCTGCCAAGCGTCGCGGTCTCGGTCTCGTCCAGTTCATTGGTGAGCTCTTCAAGCTGGGTATGCTGACAGAGCGCATCATGCACGAGTGTGTTCGCAAGTTGCTCGAGTACCAGGATCTCCCTGATGAAGCTGAGATTGAATCTCTCACCAAGCTGCTCAGAACGATTGGTGGCACTCTGGATAGCACTGAGAAGGGCCGACCTATGATGGATGCCTATTTCCAGCGCATCGATTCCATGATGAATCTGCCGACTCTTCCCAGTCGTCTCAAGTTCATGCTCATGGACATTGTGGACTTGCGCCGCAGTGGCTGGCACTCCAAGGAGCAGAACAAGGGCCCCAAGACCCTCGAGGAAGTCCGCGCCGAG GccgaagctgctgctgcgcaaAAGGCAGCGGAAAATGCCCGCACCAACCAGCGCGGTGCCCCTGGTGGTCGCCCCATGGGTGGTCGTCAAGATTCGAGAAACTTCTCGTACGCTAATGCGGCTCCAAACACGGTGGCTAGCGACGATCTCCGTCGTCTGAAGGGCTCATCCAACCGCAGCTCCAGCCAGAACATGGCTTCATTCGGCCCGACCTCGATGTTCAACTCTAGAAGCAATAGCGGTAGACGTATGGGAGGACCCGGTGGTGCTTTTGGGCGTACCGGAGAGGATTCCGGTGTCTCCTCACGCACCGGGACACCCCCAGTTTCGCAGCGCGACTCGGTTGGCCACGCCAATGCATTTGC ACTTCTTGCTGAGGCTGATCACCCCGGTTCGCCTCCATCAGCGCACGCGTCGCCCGCTCTCCCCAAGGCGTCGCTCGACTCGACTGTCACCTCGGACAAGAAGGAGTAA
- a CDS encoding hypothetical protein (EggNog:ENOG503NVK3; COG:L), translating into MPPAKRVKSSANSGSNAASGRPTVEDLEGQSEFATLARQHWLPRKPAEVKVSNDVLKREIWDTLEKENFPLKSLLVLEGLQALESYLWPGYGEDSSNFHVLLIILIVNAKRRERLDTWDIFSDRPADFSDLFRRALSLTVDSSLSWAIKTHVLLFIIHAFSSLDCTIVRKECAPLVSISIWHNISTDDKRNAILDSNTQWRKAWRASEKRYDAADDATKARLRFERSWLYTSVLNFLNLLYTDNAKPDQVLYCERFVEFLTDLQSQLPTRRYVNTLLQDLHVLPALVLSSVYNDEANGLLRDLCRLFSHYTYFTIDEQTGAQLSKTEAYDRHCGDLAKLQRTALKHFKDKLTVLALSNYGAIDKKSELEGLLTVLADDEIESLCKLLGLRTAYPDSVQVPIGRRFFLEVLLSQFERRKTFQEVASELSLLPTEESLFEVGLGRTEHYDGSHPLALPKLNLQYLSVGDFLWRSMILYRCEAFYAIRQDIESVLSRLKPEAKRSGETVFSGFSKMALNITKPTILEAVPPLVGDDKPSTVRAEVTIDLRKLPQHVRREWESLRPDDVLFLLAVDASKPKLATNGGASVTEAEKLGLVAVRAAEVIQVLDDRGRAIRDAQAYFDGHNRSDIRRLQLRLDAKAFKDDTEGKQDVYEGINLLVRRSGRENNFKPVLESIQDLTLSDVPLAPWLHEVFLGYGDPAGANYKQLANRLRKVNFRDTFLDWQHLVESLPGKIVEPDDDVSGSFGPPYVLETVEKPAEEAPSKPSKKRRRDAEPALIAEIETLKVSTYKPPNNGPYPVDAPKLNSVRFTPTQIEAIISGTQPGLTVIVGPPGTGKTDVATQIINNIYHNFPEQKTLLIAHSNQALNQLFAKIVALDIDERHLLRLGHGEEELETEGSFSKHGRVESFLENRQRFLYEVNRLAASIGAPGAHGSSAETAGYFNSVYIEPAWAKFNEIIKVEDATTEDIVTVFPFHGYFADAPQPLFPPGADRETVLEIANGCYRHISKIFSELADVLPFEILRRDKDKANYLLTNEARIVAMTSTHAAMKRGEIAALGFQYDNVIMEEAAQITEIGNFIPLAMQKPKNGQLALQRVVLCGDHYQNSPVIQGLAFRHYANLEQSLFSRLVRLGVPTINLDQQGRARPSISSLYKWRYPQLGDLPHTRTEKEFTTANAGFKYDYQFINVPDYKGKGETEPTPHFIQNLGEAEYAVAIYQYMRLLGYPASKISILATYAGQKALIKDVLAHRCAKNPIFGLPRIVTTVDKYQGEQNDYIILSLTRTSRVGYLRDIRRLTVALSRARLGLYILGRREVFEACYELRDAFELLLKRPDQLTLVTGELWPSERPLVVEQQEGGDGSADNTAVATAVLGEAAMQGVEHLGQYVYEMTKTKVEELKLLPQATVPSVDVEIRDVLEDTGLEDEGAAGAGGEEEEEEEEGRKVEGFEAEED; encoded by the exons ATGCCTCCCGCCAAAAGAGTCAAGAGCAGCGCCAATTCCGGATCGAACGCTGCGTCGGGTCGCCCAACAGTCGAGGACCTGGAGGGCCAGAGCGAGTTTGCGACACTTGCACGGCAGCACTGGCTGCCAAGGAAACCAGCGGAGGTCAAGGTCAGCAATGATGTCTTGAAGAGAGAGATCTGGGACActctggagaaggagaactTCCCCCTCAAATCACTTTTGGTCCTTGAGGGCTTGCAGGCATTGGAGAG CTACTTGTGGCCTGGGTATGGCGAGGACTCGTCCAACTTTCATGTTCTTCTCATTATCTTGATAGTGAACGCGAAGCGGAGGGAAAGGCTAGACACTTGGG ACATATTTAGTGATCGCCCCGCTGACTTCTCCGACCTCTTTCGACGTGCACTATCCCTGACCGTGGACAGCTCTCTTTCATGGGCCATCAAGACACATGTGCTTCTTTTCATCATTCATGCTTTTTCGAGTCTCGACTGTACCATTGTACGGAAAGAATGCGCGCCTCTAGTTTCCATCTCCATATGGCATAATATTTCCACAGACGACAAGCGGAATGCCATACTTGATTCCAACACACAATGGAGGAAGGCCTGGAGGGCATCTGAAAAGCGATATGACGCGGCTGATGATGCTACCAAAGCCCGTTTACGTTTTGAGCGGTCCTGGTTGTATACCTCTGTCCTCAACTTCCTGAACCTCCTTTATACCGACAACGCCAAGCCAGACCAAGTTTTGTATTGCGAGCGTTTCGTCGAGTTCCTGACCGATCTGCAAAGTCAACTTCCAACCAGGCGCTATGTCAACACACTCTTGCAGGATCTTCACGTCTTGCCAGCTCTGGTTCTCTCATCAGTCTACAACGATGAGGCCAACGGCTTGCTACGAGATCTGTGCAGGTTATTTTCACACTACACATATTTCACAATCGATGAGCAGACGGGTGCTCAGCTCAGCAAGACGGAGGCATATGACAGACATTGTGGTGATCTTGCAAAGCTTCAGCGAACTGCGCTCAAACATTTCAAGGATAAGCTGACGGTGTTGGCCCTGTCCAACTACGGCGCCATCGACAAGAAGAGCGAGCTCGAGGGCCTTCTTACGGTATTGGCCGATGACGAGATTGAGTCGCTTTGCAAGCTCCTAGGTTTGCGCACTGCGTATCCAGACTCTGTCCAGGTACCCATAGGGAGAAGGTTCTTCCTAGAAGTCTTGCTGTCGCAGTTCGAGCGGAGAAAGACTTTCCAGGAAGTGGCAAGTGAGTTGAGCCTCTTACCAACCGAAGAGTCCCTCTTTGAGGTCGGCCTCGGGAGGACTGAGCATTACGATGGGTCTCATCCCCTTGCGCTCCCAAAACTGAATCTGCAATATCTTTCCGTGGGCGATTTCTTGTGGCGATCAATGATTTTGTATCGGTGCGAGGCCTTCTATGCGATCCGTCAGGATATTGAAAGTGTTCTTTCCAGGCTAAAACCGGAAGCGAAACGCTCAGGCGAGACGGTGTTCTCAGGTTTCTCCAAGATGGCGTTGAATATCACCAAGCCTACTATTCTGGAAGCTGTGCCTCCTTTGGTTGGCGATGATAAACCATCAACCGTGCGAGCAGAGGTTACAATTGACCTGAGAAAGCTTCCACAACATGTCCGGCGTGAGTGGGAATCGCTGCGCCCTGATGATGTGCTGTTCCTTCTGGCGGTGGACGCTTCAAAACCTAAGCTCGCCACGAACGGCGGGGCATCAGTTACTGAGGCAGAAAAGCTTGGGTTGGTGGCTGTCCGCGCGGCTGAGGTCATCCAGGTGCTTGATGACAGAGGGCGGGCAATCCGCGACGCTCAGGCCTACTTTGATGGTCACAATCGCAGCGACATCCGGAGACTTCAGCTTCGCCTTGACGCTAAGGCCTTCAAGGACGACACTGAGGGTAAGCAGGATGTGTACGAGGGGATCAACCTGCTTGTCCGAAGAAGCGGCCGAGAAAACAATTTCAAGCCAGTGCTTGAATCTATTCAGGATCTCACACTGTCTGATGTCCCTCTTGCTCCTTGGTTGCACGAGGTATTCTTGGGCTATGGTGATCCGGCCGGTGCCAACTACAAACAGTTAGCAAACCGGCTGAGAAAAGTCAACTTCCGTGACACCTTCCTGGACTGGCAGCATCTTGTCGAAAGCTTGCCAGGCAAAATTGTCGAACCAGACGACGACGTCTCTGGAAGCTTTGGCCCGCCATATGTCCTCGAGACAGTTGAGAAGCCAGCGGAAGAGGCTCCATCAAAGCCTTCCAAGAAACGAAGACGGGATGCTGAGCCTGCCCTCATCGCGGAGATTGAGACCCTCAAAGTCTCGACATACAAACCACCAAATAATGGTCCCTATCCTGTTGATGCTCCAAAACTCAACAGTGTTCGCTTCACGCCTACCCAAATTGAGGCGATCATCTCGGGGACACAGCCAGGCCTGACAGTCATTGTTGGCCCTCCTGGTACTGGCAAGACAGACGTTGCCACGcagatcatcaacaacatctaCCACAACTTTCCAGAACAGAAGACGCTTCTCATAGCTCACAGCAATCAAGCTCTGAACCAGCTGTTTGCCAAGATCGTGGCTTTGGATATTGACGAACGTCATCTCCTTCGTCTGGGTcatggcgaggaagagctTGAGACCGAGGGCAGTTTCAGTAAGCACGGACGGGTAGAATCTTTCCTGGAGAACCGACAACGCTTCTTGTATGAAGTCAACCGTCTCGCCGCGAGTATTGGCGCACCAGGTGCACACGGAAGCTCTGCGGAAACGGCTGGTTATTTCAACTCTGTCTACATTGAACCTGCGTGGGCCAAGTTCAATGAGATTATCAAGGTTGAGGATGCTACCACAGAAGATATCGTCACAGTGTTCCCATTCCATGGGTATTTTGCAGATGCCCCTCAGCCGCTGTTCCCGCCTGGGGCAGATCGTGAGACTGTCCTAGAAATTGCCAATGGGTGCTATCGGCACATTTCCAAGATTTTCTCTGAACTCGCAGACGTTCTGCCTTTTGAGATTCTGCGCAGGGACAAAGATAAAGCCAACTATCTTCTTACCAACGAGGCACGGATCGTTGCCATGACTTCGACTCACGCTGCCATGAAGCGGGGCGAGATCGCGGCGCTTGGTTTCCAGTACGACAATGTCATTATGGAAGAGGCCGCTCAAATCACCGAGATTGGGAACTTCATCCCGCTTGCTATGCAGAAGCCAAAAAATGGCCAACTGGCGCTTCAACGAGTTGTCCTGTGTGGTGACCACTATCAAAACTCACCTGTCATCCAGGGTCTCGCTTTCCGCCATTACGCGAACCTAGAGCAgtccctcttctcccgctTGGTGCGTCTCGGCGTCCCAACGATCAATCTTGACCAGCAAGGCCGCGCCCGCCCATCTATTTCGAGCTTGTACAAATGGCGGTATCCCCAACTCGGTGACCTTCCGCATACCCGGACAGAGAAGGagttcaccaccgccaacgcCGGCTTCAAGTATGATTATCAGTTCATCAATGTCCCTGActacaagggcaagggcgaGACAGAGCCCACGCCGCATTTCATCCAGAATCTGGGCGAGGCCGAGTATGCGGTGGCCATCTACCAGTACATGCGTCTGCTAGGCTACCCAGCCTCCAAGATTAGCATACTGGCCACGTATGCCGGTCAGAAAGCGTTGATCAAGGATGTACTGGCGCATCGGTGCGCCAAGAATCCCATCTTTGGTCTTCCGAGGATCGTGACGACGGTGGATAAGTATCAGGGAGAGCAGAATGATT ATATCATCCTCTCGTTGACCCGCACGTCCCGAGTTGGTTACCTGAGAGATATCCGCCGCCTGACGGTGGCTCTTTCTCGCGCGCGGTTGGGATTGTACATTCTCGGTCGCCGTGAGGTTTTCGAGGCGTGTTATGAACTGAGGGACGCTTTCGAGCTGCTTCTCAAACGGCCGGACCAGTTGACGCTGGTGACTGGGGAGTTGTGGCCTTCGGAGCGGCCGCTGGTTGTTGAACAgcaagagggaggagatggcaGCGCAGACAACACCGCGGTCGCAACGGCGGTGCTGGGCGAGGCTGCTATGCAAGGGGTCGAGCACTTGGGACAGTATGTCTATGAGAtgaccaagaccaaggttgaggagttGAAGCTCTTGCCTCAGGCTACTGTTCCTTCTGTTGATGTAGAGATAAGGGATGTACTAGAGGATACTGGTCTGGAAGATGAGGGGGCAGCTGGTGccggaggtgaggaggaggaggaagaggaggaggggaggaaagTGGAGGGTTTTGAGGCTGAAGAGGATTGA